One stretch of Pseudoalteromonas shioyasakiensis DNA includes these proteins:
- a CDS encoding YggS family pyridoxal phosphate-dependent enzyme, protein MTPQPTDNYMVTIAERLTSAYARIAQAAKNNRRDEQSINLLAVSKTKPADDIIAAYEHGQRQFGESYVQEAVTKVTALADYKDIIWHFIGPIQSNKSAQVASHFDWVQSVDRTKIAKRLNEQRPADKVPLNVLIQVNISLEEAKSGCHPDELMALAEFISRCPNLCLRGLMAIPAKTDDAQLQLQYFEQLSACFDKLKAQYPQVDTLSMGMSNDVEAAIAAGSTMVRIGTDIFGQRN, encoded by the coding sequence ATGACTCCACAACCAACTGATAATTATATGGTTACAATAGCAGAACGACTTACATCCGCCTACGCAAGAATTGCTCAAGCTGCAAAAAATAATCGCCGCGATGAGCAATCAATCAACCTATTGGCTGTTTCAAAAACAAAACCTGCCGACGATATTATTGCTGCCTATGAGCATGGCCAACGCCAGTTCGGCGAATCTTATGTCCAAGAAGCGGTAACAAAAGTAACAGCATTGGCTGATTATAAAGACATTATTTGGCACTTTATTGGCCCTATTCAATCAAATAAAAGTGCTCAAGTAGCCTCTCATTTTGATTGGGTGCAAAGTGTTGACCGCACAAAAATTGCAAAACGTCTTAATGAGCAACGGCCAGCCGATAAAGTGCCACTCAATGTATTAATACAAGTCAATATTAGTTTAGAAGAGGCTAAGTCAGGCTGCCACCCAGACGAGCTAATGGCATTGGCCGAATTTATCAGTCGATGCCCTAATTTATGCCTGCGAGGTTTGATGGCTATTCCTGCCAAAACCGATGATGCCCAGCTACAATTACAATATTTTGAGCAATTAAGCGCTTGCTTTGATAAACTAAAGGCCCAATATCCCCAAGTAGACACCTTGTCGATGGGTATGAGTAACGATGTTGAAGCAGCGATTGCTGCGGGTTCAACCATGGTACGCATTGGCACGGATATATTTGGCCAACGAAATTAA
- a CDS encoding type IV pilus twitching motility protein PilT, whose protein sequence is MDITELLAFSVQHKASDLHLSSGVSPMIRVDGDVRRINIPALEQKDVNSLVYDIMNDNQRKDYEQNLEVDFSFEVPNLARFRVNAFNSNRGPAAVFRTIPSDVLTLDDLGAPDIFKTISDNPRGLVLVTGPTGSGKSTTLAAMVDYINQHKHHHILTIEDPIEFVHENKLSLINQREVHRDTHSFSNALRSALREDPDVILVGELRDLETIRLAMTAAETGHLVFGTLHTTSAPKTIDRIIDVFPGEEKDMVRSMLSESLRAVISQTLLKKVGGGRVAAHEIMIGIPAIRNLIREDKIAQMYSSIQTGASHGMQTMDQCLASLVNFGIITTNDARAKAQDKTQFGG, encoded by the coding sequence ATGGATATTACCGAATTATTGGCCTTTAGTGTGCAACACAAAGCCTCGGATTTACACTTGTCATCGGGCGTATCACCTATGATACGTGTTGATGGTGATGTGCGTCGTATTAATATTCCAGCATTAGAACAAAAAGATGTAAATAGTCTGGTATACGATATTATGAACGATAATCAGCGTAAGGACTACGAACAAAATCTCGAAGTGGATTTTTCTTTTGAAGTACCAAACCTTGCGCGTTTTCGTGTAAACGCATTTAACTCAAACCGTGGCCCAGCGGCGGTGTTTCGTACTATCCCAAGTGATGTTTTAACGCTTGATGACTTAGGTGCGCCTGATATTTTTAAAACCATTTCCGATAATCCGCGTGGTTTAGTGTTGGTTACAGGCCCGACTGGTTCTGGTAAATCAACTACCTTAGCGGCGATGGTTGATTATATTAATCAACATAAGCATCACCATATTTTAACTATCGAAGATCCTATCGAATTCGTGCACGAGAATAAGCTGAGTCTCATTAACCAACGCGAAGTTCACCGTGACACGCATAGCTTCTCTAATGCACTTAGAAGCGCATTACGTGAAGATCCGGATGTAATCTTGGTGGGTGAGCTTCGTGACCTTGAAACAATTCGCTTAGCGATGACCGCGGCAGAAACAGGTCACTTGGTGTTTGGTACCTTGCATACTACTTCTGCACCAAAAACTATCGACCGTATCATTGACGTATTCCCTGGTGAAGAAAAAGACATGGTGCGTTCAATGTTGTCTGAATCACTACGTGCCGTAATATCACAAACCTTACTTAAAAAAGTGGGCGGTGGCCGAGTAGCAGCCCATGAAATCATGATAGGTATTCCTGCTATCCGAAACCTAATCCGAGAAGATAAAATCGCGCAAATGTATTCATCAATTCAAACCGGTGCGTCCCATGGAATGCAGACCATGGATCAATGTTTAGCAAGCTTAGTTAACTTCGGTATTATTACAACCAATGATGCGCGTGCTAAAGCACAGGATAAAACCCAGTTTGGTGGTTAA
- a CDS encoding PilT/PilU family type 4a pilus ATPase — MSLPLNHFLQVMIDKKASDLFVSSQLPVSAKINGELVHLTDEKLSDEASLDLVESAMSDKQRKEFHDTKECNFAIATDEGRFRVSAFWQRDRAGMVIRRIVTQIPDVNELGLPSTLTDVIMAKRGLVLFVGGTGTGKSTSLAALLGYRNRNQRGHILTIEDPIEFVHEHRKSIITQREVGLDTESFESALKSSLRQAPDVILIGEIRSQETMEYALSFAETGHLCVATLHANNANQAIDRIMHLVPKEKHDKLKYDLALNLRAIVAQQLVPTADGEGRVAAIEILLNSPMVAELIKKGDVGSIKETMAKSKEMGMQTFDQALFELYKQRRINYADALHHADSPNDLRLMIKLQNNEQSGAGFLQGVTIDGLDGKSDT; from the coding sequence ATGTCTTTACCTTTAAATCATTTTTTACAAGTTATGATCGACAAAAAAGCGTCTGACTTGTTTGTTTCTAGCCAACTGCCTGTCAGTGCAAAAATAAACGGTGAGCTAGTACATCTTACCGACGAAAAGCTTTCTGATGAAGCTTCACTCGATTTGGTTGAGTCAGCCATGAGCGATAAGCAGCGTAAAGAATTTCATGATACTAAAGAGTGTAACTTTGCGATTGCAACTGATGAGGGGCGTTTCCGTGTTTCTGCTTTTTGGCAGCGTGACAGAGCTGGCATGGTTATTCGTCGTATCGTGACTCAGATACCTGATGTCAATGAGCTAGGATTGCCGTCAACCTTAACCGATGTGATTATGGCTAAACGTGGTTTAGTTCTGTTTGTGGGGGGGACAGGTACGGGTAAATCGACTTCACTCGCAGCACTTCTAGGTTATCGTAACCGTAACCAGCGAGGTCATATTTTAACGATTGAAGACCCTATCGAATTTGTTCATGAGCATCGTAAAAGTATCATCACTCAACGTGAAGTAGGTTTAGATACAGAAAGCTTCGAATCAGCGCTAAAAAGCTCGTTGCGTCAAGCGCCTGATGTAATCTTAATTGGTGAAATACGCTCACAAGAAACTATGGAGTATGCATTAAGCTTTGCAGAAACAGGTCACTTGTGTGTGGCAACACTGCATGCGAATAATGCTAACCAAGCAATCGACCGTATTATGCACTTAGTACCTAAAGAAAAGCACGATAAGTTAAAATACGACTTAGCACTTAACCTTCGCGCTATTGTTGCTCAGCAGTTGGTTCCAACTGCCGATGGCGAAGGACGTGTAGCTGCTATCGAAATTTTGCTAAATTCGCCTATGGTGGCAGAGCTTATTAAAAAAGGTGATGTTGGTTCTATCAAAGAAACCATGGCGAAATCGAAAGAAATGGGTATGCAGACCTTTGATCAAGCATTGTTTGAGCTTTATAAGCAGCGTCGCATTAACTACGCCGATGCGTTGCATCATGCTGATTCGCCAAATGACCTACGCTTAATGATTAAGCTACAAAACAATGAGCAAAGTGGCGCAGGCTTTTTACAAGGCGTGACTATCGATGGTCTTGATGGAAAGAGTGACACATAA
- a CDS encoding YqgE/AlgH family protein → MQSLENHFLIAMPSMQDPFFKRAVTYICEHNQDGAMGLVINQPINITVGELLDKIEIDNDKSKQAAGLAVYAGGPVKTDRGFVLHSPKPGYAASQKLSSDIMITTSKDVLASLTTSEAPDQFIITLGYAGWDQGQLEQELLENSWLIIKADPEIIFNTPVEKRWEKAVSMLGFDVGQLSSEAGHA, encoded by the coding sequence ATGCAGTCATTAGAGAATCATTTCTTAATCGCGATGCCGAGCATGCAAGACCCTTTTTTTAAGCGTGCTGTCACTTATATTTGTGAGCACAATCAAGATGGTGCAATGGGCTTGGTGATTAACCAGCCTATCAACATCACTGTGGGCGAGCTACTCGATAAAATCGAAATTGATAACGACAAAAGCAAACAAGCTGCAGGCTTAGCTGTGTATGCTGGCGGACCTGTAAAAACCGATCGCGGGTTTGTTTTACATTCGCCAAAGCCTGGTTATGCAGCGAGTCAAAAGCTCAGCAGTGACATTATGATCACTACCTCAAAAGATGTGTTAGCAAGCTTAACCACAAGTGAGGCACCTGATCAATTTATTATCACTCTTGGCTATGCTGGCTGGGATCAAGGCCAATTAGAACAAGAGCTGTTAGAAAACTCCTGGTTAATTATCAAAGCTGATCCTGAAATCATCTTTAATACTCCAGTCGAAAAACGCTGGGAAAAAGCGGTTTCTATGCTCGGTTTTGATGTCGGGCAATTAAGCTCTGAAGCAGGCCACGCTTAA
- the gshB gene encoding glutathione synthase, with the protein MAIKLGIISDPISGFNIKKDTGFAMMMEAQKRGYEIYYMEMDDLSLRQGQGYATAAKARVFDDVNHWYELEEKAAIALADLDVILMRKDPPFDTEYIYATYILERAEQAGTLIINKPQSLRDANEKLFTAWFSEHTPDTLVTRSQADIRAFLAEHKDIILKPLDGMGGASIFRVKEDDANIGVICETLTEHGNRFAMAQNYIPEIKQGDKRVLVVDGEVMPYCLARIPQNGETRGNLAAGGRGEARPISDSDRKIAEAVAPTLKEKGLIFVGLDIIGDRLTEINVTAPTCVKEIEAAYDISITGHLFDAIERKLSHT; encoded by the coding sequence ATGGCAATTAAGTTAGGCATAATCTCTGATCCAATAAGTGGCTTTAATATTAAAAAAGACACTGGCTTTGCAATGATGATGGAAGCACAAAAGCGCGGTTACGAAATTTACTACATGGAAATGGATGACCTGTCTCTGCGTCAAGGTCAAGGCTATGCAACTGCAGCCAAAGCCCGTGTTTTTGATGATGTAAATCACTGGTACGAGTTAGAAGAAAAAGCCGCTATTGCTTTAGCTGATTTAGACGTAATTTTAATGCGTAAAGATCCACCTTTTGATACTGAGTATATCTACGCAACCTATATTTTAGAGCGTGCCGAGCAAGCCGGTACTCTTATTATCAACAAGCCTCAAAGCTTACGTGATGCCAACGAAAAGCTATTTACAGCTTGGTTTAGCGAACATACCCCTGATACGTTGGTAACTCGAAGCCAAGCAGACATTCGTGCATTTTTAGCTGAGCATAAAGATATTATCTTAAAGCCGCTTGATGGCATGGGAGGGGCATCTATCTTTCGTGTTAAAGAGGATGATGCGAATATAGGTGTGATCTGCGAAACATTAACCGAGCATGGTAACCGTTTTGCAATGGCACAAAATTATATTCCTGAAATCAAACAAGGCGACAAACGCGTACTTGTAGTTGATGGTGAAGTGATGCCATATTGCTTAGCGCGTATTCCACAAAATGGCGAAACGCGCGGTAACTTAGCAGCGGGTGGTCGTGGCGAAGCACGCCCTATTAGCGACTCTGACCGCAAAATTGCTGAAGCAGTTGCGCCGACATTGAAAGAAAAAGGCCTTATTTTTGTTGGTCTAGATATCATTGGCGACCGCTTAACTGAAATCAATGTCACTGCGCCAACGTGTGTAAAAGAGATTGAAGCTGCTTATGATATTTCAATCACTGGTCACTTATTTGATGCCATTGAAAGAAAACTGAGCCATACTTAA
- the rsmE gene encoding 16S rRNA (uracil(1498)-N(3))-methyltransferase, translating into MRVPHIYQPSAISLNTPLALDDDAAGHIGRVLRMQVGDKVSIFNGEGGEYLSEIIEVSKKNVVVEPQEFIDHNVESPLKIHLGQGISRGDKMDFTIQKSVELGITEITPIFSQRCGVKLSGDRLQKKHQQWQKIAIAAAEQSGRNYVPVVHPPIDIKEWLEQASEAIKLTLHPRAEHSIKTIHVPSEGVRFLVGPEGGFTDEEIDIAKQQNFVDIRLGPRVLRTETAALTVLSALQLQFGDLAN; encoded by the coding sequence ATGCGAGTTCCACATATTTACCAACCCTCAGCGATTTCTTTAAACACACCATTAGCACTTGATGATGATGCAGCAGGTCACATTGGCCGTGTATTACGTATGCAAGTCGGTGATAAGGTCTCGATTTTTAATGGTGAAGGAGGTGAATACCTCAGTGAGATTATTGAAGTCAGCAAAAAAAATGTGGTGGTCGAGCCACAAGAATTTATTGATCATAATGTTGAATCGCCTTTAAAAATTCACTTGGGCCAAGGTATTTCTCGTGGCGATAAAATGGATTTCACTATTCAAAAATCTGTAGAGTTAGGTATCACAGAAATCACTCCTATTTTTAGTCAACGTTGTGGTGTAAAACTCAGTGGCGATAGACTGCAGAAAAAACACCAACAATGGCAAAAAATTGCAATTGCTGCAGCAGAACAATCTGGCCGCAATTATGTACCTGTTGTACATCCTCCTATCGATATAAAAGAATGGTTAGAGCAAGCAAGTGAAGCAATAAAACTCACCTTACATCCACGTGCTGAGCACAGCATTAAAACTATTCATGTGCCTAGCGAGGGCGTGCGTTTTTTAGTGGGTCCTGAAGGTGGTTTTACCGATGAAGAAATCGATATAGCTAAACAACAAAATTTTGTTGATATTCGTTTAGGCCCTCGTGTTTTGCGGACAGAAACAGCGGCCCTGACTGTGTTAAGCGCACTGCAATTACAGTTTGGCGATTTAGCGAATTGA
- the glnE gene encoding bifunctional [glutamate--ammonia ligase]-adenylyl-L-tyrosine phosphorylase/[glutamate--ammonia-ligase] adenylyltransferase, which yields MSNLHALTESLHQLGQTRFESLYKGQAEQEKIINLLSLSDFAWNCLQSQPDLKDWLLDDNELTNRKIEAPLNSAEISELDDNAAMAKLRLYREKYWLKVAFLDLCCANPIADSIAYISALANQLIDSANQWAFAQVAKVSGMPLDDDGNAMPMLVLGMGKLGGGELNYSSDIDLIFSYPRDVATQGGRRSIEAQVFYTKVAQKLIMALNQTTVNGQVFRVDMRLRPFGESGPLVMSFNAMEDYYQEQGREWERYAMLKGRLIGSENRYWDEFYELLRPFVYRRYIDFSVIESLRKMKQMIAQEVRRKRLTNNIKLGAGGIREVEFIVQALQMVRGGREANLQTQSLLVALKELVNNQVMSNKEAELLTQNYLDLRQIEQYLQIFDDKQTQTLPDDELNQQRLCYLLNKEDFNQCLISIEQTMSQVHSEFEQVIGFESETADPCESEYISAWEMTDVSLMCEPNLDWQPALEDFKARLTKAKIGSRGRDILDKLMPLLLKQLTVTKASCDAFTMICQVLNKIISRTAYLELLYENPGALNQLVSLCCHSKWIGEHISRYPILLDELIDPQVLYKPTPLSAYKNEIRQYFLRIEHGDLELQMEALRQFKQTHQLRIAAADATGVLSVMKVSDHLTALAEAIVEQAVNIAWHACVERFGQPANTSEQEKGFAVIAYGKTGGFEVGYDSDLDLVFVHNHDGSSYTDGDKSIDSRQFYLKLAQRLMHLFNTRTASGILYELDTRLRPEGASGLLAINLESFYHYQQTQAWTWEHQALVRSRMIYGQTSLSERFAQIRKDVLCQARDNEKLKTDVVEMREKMRAHLAKGNDELFDLKQDRGGITDIEFITQYLVLNNAMQHPELTTWSDNVRILADAARLDCISEQMQQELIAAYIAYRSRYHVMSLNQQGRCAPRAELTQHIDLVSQAWQQVF from the coding sequence ATGAGTAATTTACACGCGCTTACCGAGTCACTACATCAGTTAGGCCAAACCCGCTTCGAGAGCCTGTATAAAGGGCAAGCGGAGCAAGAGAAAATTATTAACTTATTGTCTTTAAGTGACTTTGCGTGGAATTGCTTACAGTCTCAACCAGACCTAAAAGATTGGTTACTAGATGATAATGAACTCACTAACCGTAAGATTGAAGCTCCGTTAAACAGTGCTGAAATTAGCGAACTTGACGACAATGCAGCGATGGCAAAGCTGCGCTTATATCGCGAAAAGTACTGGTTGAAAGTGGCTTTTCTTGATTTGTGTTGTGCTAACCCAATTGCTGACAGTATTGCTTATATCTCAGCGCTTGCAAACCAGCTTATCGATAGTGCTAATCAATGGGCATTTGCACAAGTAGCTAAAGTCAGCGGCATGCCGCTTGATGATGACGGTAATGCAATGCCAATGTTAGTTTTAGGCATGGGGAAACTTGGCGGAGGAGAACTTAACTACTCATCTGACATTGATTTAATTTTCTCTTATCCACGCGATGTTGCAACACAAGGTGGTCGCCGCTCCATTGAAGCCCAGGTGTTTTATACTAAAGTGGCGCAAAAACTAATTATGGCGCTTAACCAAACTACGGTAAATGGCCAAGTATTTCGGGTCGATATGCGTCTGCGCCCATTTGGTGAAAGTGGGCCTTTGGTGATGAGTTTTAATGCAATGGAAGACTATTACCAAGAGCAAGGGCGTGAGTGGGAACGTTATGCCATGCTAAAAGGGCGTTTAATTGGTTCAGAAAATCGTTATTGGGACGAGTTTTATGAATTGCTTCGCCCGTTCGTTTATCGTCGCTATATTGATTTCTCGGTGATTGAATCGTTACGTAAAATGAAGCAAATGATTGCTCAAGAGGTACGCCGAAAGCGCCTTACAAACAATATTAAATTGGGTGCAGGCGGCATTCGAGAAGTGGAGTTTATAGTGCAAGCTCTGCAAATGGTGCGAGGAGGGCGTGAAGCTAATTTACAAACTCAGTCATTATTGGTTGCTTTAAAAGAGCTCGTAAACAACCAAGTTATGTCGAATAAAGAAGCTGAGTTATTAACACAGAACTATTTAGATTTACGTCAAATTGAGCAGTACCTACAGATTTTCGATGATAAACAAACGCAAACCTTGCCTGATGACGAGCTAAACCAACAACGTTTATGTTATTTGCTCAACAAAGAAGATTTTAATCAGTGTTTAATTAGCATTGAGCAGACCATGTCCCAAGTACATAGTGAATTCGAACAAGTGATTGGCTTTGAAAGTGAAACGGCGGATCCTTGTGAAAGTGAGTATATTAGCGCTTGGGAAATGACTGATGTTAGCCTGATGTGTGAGCCGAACCTTGATTGGCAACCGGCGCTTGAAGATTTTAAAGCGCGATTAACTAAGGCGAAAATTGGCAGTCGAGGTCGTGATATCCTCGATAAATTAATGCCGCTTTTACTTAAACAACTCACTGTAACTAAAGCGAGCTGTGATGCCTTTACCATGATTTGCCAAGTACTGAATAAGATCATTTCACGAACCGCCTACTTGGAGCTGTTATACGAAAATCCCGGTGCGTTAAATCAGCTGGTTTCACTTTGTTGTCATAGTAAATGGATAGGTGAGCATATTTCTCGCTACCCAATTTTACTTGATGAGCTGATCGATCCTCAGGTGCTCTATAAACCGACGCCTCTGTCTGCTTACAAAAATGAAATTAGACAGTATTTCTTACGCATTGAGCATGGTGACTTAGAATTGCAAATGGAAGCACTTCGTCAGTTTAAACAAACACATCAATTACGTATTGCCGCAGCAGATGCAACAGGTGTTCTTAGTGTAATGAAAGTAAGTGATCACCTTACAGCGCTTGCTGAGGCTATTGTAGAGCAAGCTGTAAATATAGCATGGCATGCCTGTGTTGAGCGCTTTGGTCAGCCAGCGAATACTTCAGAGCAAGAAAAAGGCTTTGCAGTGATAGCGTATGGCAAAACGGGCGGTTTTGAAGTCGGTTACGATTCAGATCTTGATCTTGTGTTTGTGCATAACCACGATGGTAGCAGTTACACTGATGGTGATAAGTCGATTGATTCTAGGCAGTTCTACTTAAAGCTGGCGCAGCGCTTAATGCACTTATTCAATACTCGCACCGCTTCTGGCATTTTGTATGAGCTTGATACTCGCTTAAGGCCTGAAGGAGCGTCTGGGTTACTGGCTATTAATCTAGAAAGCTTTTATCACTATCAACAAACTCAAGCATGGACTTGGGAGCATCAAGCACTAGTCCGCTCACGAATGATTTATGGGCAAACCTCATTGAGCGAGCGTTTTGCACAAATTCGCAAAGACGTTTTATGCCAAGCCCGCGATAATGAAAAGCTGAAAACAGATGTCGTTGAGATGCGTGAAAAAATGCGCGCTCACCTTGCTAAAGGGAATGATGAGCTATTTGACTTAAAACAAGATAGGGGCGGTATTACAGATATTGAGTTTATCACTCAGTACTTGGTGTTGAATAATGCTATGCAGCACCCTGAGCTAACTACTTGGTCTGATAATGTGCGTATTTTAGCTGATGCAGCTCGTTTGGATTGTATCAGTGAACAAATGCAGCAAGAGTTAATCGCTGCGTATATTGCGTATCGTTCACGCTATCATGTGATGAGTTTGAATCAGCAAGGGCGTTGTGCGCCACGTGCTGAGTTAACTCAGCACATCGACTTAGTAAGTCAGGCGTGGCAGCAGGTGTTTTAG
- a CDS encoding TcpQ domain-containing protein, with protein MWFWVKHLSLAFILIAAAIYFLFGSGPVMDMKDTKNAAAQGLSRFYAALRNQVNDKNNERDKYVLKLPTPETSLDVALFEREKVVDPSSPNWTGEIQPRRFESGNTLKDVLADYARHEDIVLYWYLSKDYVVKDHFRVDSNFVSTLYQVGRAINDDFENEVYTYFCFKQRAAVITELPSAYVRENCRRLKS; from the coding sequence ATGTGGTTCTGGGTTAAGCATTTATCACTAGCATTTATTTTAATTGCTGCTGCTATTTACTTTTTATTCGGTAGTGGTCCAGTAATGGACATGAAAGATACTAAGAATGCTGCGGCACAAGGCTTATCGCGCTTTTATGCAGCACTACGTAACCAAGTAAATGACAAAAATAACGAACGAGATAAGTACGTTCTTAAATTGCCTACGCCAGAAACCAGCCTTGATGTAGCACTTTTTGAACGTGAAAAAGTAGTCGATCCTTCATCGCCAAACTGGACTGGAGAGATTCAACCACGTCGTTTTGAAAGTGGTAATACTCTAAAAGATGTACTCGCGGATTATGCCCGCCACGAAGATATCGTGCTGTACTGGTATTTAAGTAAAGACTATGTGGTAAAAGACCATTTTCGCGTTGATAGTAATTTTGTCTCAACACTTTACCAAGTTGGCCGCGCCATCAACGATGATTTCGAAAATGAGGTTTACACTTACTTCTGCTTTAAGCAAAGAGCAGCGGTAATAACCGAGCTGCCCTCTGCTTATGTGCGCGAAAACTGCCGTCGCTTAAAAAGCTAA
- the lpxL gene encoding LpxL/LpxP family Kdo(2)-lipid IV(A) lauroyl/palmitoleoyl acyltransferase, giving the protein MVSSSPFKASFLGPRYWLTWVGVFFLYLISWLPHKLQLALGKLLGRLVHRFMKRRRHIAEVNIRLCFPDMPEHEQRELVLKNMENTGIAMMETGMAWWWPQWRINKVFGSVKGLEHFEKAQQAGKGVLLLVPHFLHLEMASRIMGVKHQGIGFYRPHNNPLMEYFTTNGRLRSNEYLIGKKDVKGLLKALKNKKVCYYLPDQDYGRKRCEFAPFYAVKEAATTTGTLLFSSSRNCETVSLTSRRDENGRYHLEVLPALENFPSGDDLVDVTHVNQRMEQAIDLAPEQYMWLHRRFKTRPDKNAPSYYK; this is encoded by the coding sequence GTGGTTAGTTCATCTCCTTTTAAGGCGTCTTTTTTAGGCCCTCGTTACTGGTTAACTTGGGTTGGCGTGTTCTTTTTATATCTTATCTCTTGGTTACCACATAAATTACAACTAGCGCTTGGAAAACTACTTGGTCGTTTAGTACACCGTTTTATGAAGCGCCGCCGTCATATTGCTGAAGTGAATATTCGTTTATGTTTTCCTGATATGCCAGAACATGAACAACGTGAATTAGTACTTAAAAATATGGAAAATACCGGTATTGCAATGATGGAAACCGGCATGGCTTGGTGGTGGCCCCAGTGGCGTATCAATAAAGTGTTTGGTTCAGTTAAAGGTCTTGAGCACTTTGAAAAGGCTCAGCAAGCAGGTAAAGGTGTGCTGTTACTTGTGCCACACTTTTTACACTTAGAAATGGCGAGCCGTATTATGGGTGTAAAACACCAAGGTATTGGCTTTTATCGCCCACACAATAACCCTTTGATGGAATATTTCACGACTAACGGTCGTCTTCGTTCAAACGAATACTTAATTGGCAAAAAAGATGTCAAAGGCTTATTAAAAGCACTTAAAAATAAAAAAGTTTGCTACTACTTGCCAGATCAAGATTACGGCCGTAAACGCTGTGAATTTGCCCCCTTTTATGCGGTAAAAGAAGCTGCAACAACAACGGGGACGCTGCTATTTTCAAGTAGCCGCAACTGCGAAACGGTGAGTTTAACTAGTCGTCGTGATGAAAATGGTCGCTACCACCTAGAAGTGTTACCTGCTCTTGAAAACTTCCCAAGTGGTGATGATCTTGTTGATGTTACTCATGTAAATCAACGTATGGAGCAAGCCATCGATTTAGCGCCAGAACAGTACATGTGGCTACATCGCCGCTTTAAAACCCGTCCAGACAAGAATGCCCCTTCTTATTACAAGTAG